One window of Mangrovibacterium diazotrophicum genomic DNA carries:
- a CDS encoding SRPBCC family protein, with the protein MGLQKYVSDIKTIEQNHEIVYNYLSNFENLSTYVNDGLLAKMNESVPQIKVTDFESDSDSCRFNISGMGQAEIRIIDREPHKTIKINSSGNLPVGITFWIQLLPVDAYQSKIKLTLHAEMSMMIKMMVNKKLEEGINQLADMLTKLPYA; encoded by the coding sequence ATGGGACTTCAAAAATATGTAAGCGACATTAAAACGATCGAACAAAACCACGAGATCGTTTACAACTACCTGTCGAATTTCGAAAACCTGTCAACCTATGTCAACGACGGGCTGCTGGCGAAAATGAACGAATCGGTTCCGCAAATAAAAGTTACCGATTTCGAATCCGATTCAGACTCCTGTCGGTTCAACATTTCCGGAATGGGCCAGGCTGAAATTCGAATCATCGACCGCGAGCCTCATAAAACAATTAAAATCAACAGCTCCGGCAATCTTCCGGTGGGCATCACCTTCTGGATTCAGTTGTTACCAGTCGATGCATACCAATCAAAAATCAAATTGACGTTGCATGCAGAAATGAGCATGATGATCAAAATGATGGTCAACAAGAAACTGGAAGAAGGCATCAACCAGCTCGCTGACATGCTGACAAAACTGCCGTACGCCTAA
- a CDS encoding peroxiredoxin family protein: MRELVLFIGALLLFVNAEAQTQAVRIFGNAPDYAGRKIALQVSNDPVSDHTETLVELNILPDGSFDESVLINQTTCCFATFDRWKAVIYLQPTQSYELVFPPSQPLTEQEKRNPFFRSSEIAFGLKDLPESDINRLIQKFESAYNDEENRYFNEIFKDKSTAAADLMLSDLNSQFPKSENSYFENYKFFRLTAIRFALSQDKTNSFVKTYIDRTPIDFNLPPFREIFDQQFTNFFYQESNKIGGDQFRVLVGTANLSGIENNLTKQKGWSTKLSRMVILKGISDGYYQAQFNPQTMLVLLAKIAQSDWTPAEKSTAAFLKSKLIFLTKGTAAPDLALKTLNGDAIKLSSLKGKMTYLSFTTVTNPICRQHLDEMKKFGQQFASNVEFVTVLPEADLARKEVILQQNWPGKILIADDKAIETYRVKTFPTAFLLDEDQTFIASPALNPLDGLQQQLAGILKNKRIEELRNQAK, translated from the coding sequence ATGCGAGAACTGGTTCTTTTCATCGGAGCGTTGCTGCTGTTTGTCAACGCTGAAGCTCAAACTCAGGCTGTACGAATATTCGGAAATGCACCCGATTATGCCGGGCGAAAAATTGCCTTACAGGTCTCCAATGACCCGGTAAGCGATCATACTGAAACGTTGGTTGAGTTGAACATTCTGCCGGATGGCTCCTTTGACGAATCTGTCTTGATCAATCAAACCACCTGTTGCTTTGCGACTTTCGATCGGTGGAAAGCGGTAATTTACCTGCAACCGACACAAAGCTATGAGCTTGTTTTTCCACCCTCCCAACCATTAACAGAGCAGGAAAAACGCAATCCGTTTTTCAGAAGCTCAGAGATCGCCTTTGGCTTGAAAGATCTACCGGAAAGTGACATTAACCGGTTGATCCAGAAATTTGAATCGGCCTATAACGACGAAGAGAACCGCTACTTCAACGAGATTTTCAAAGATAAATCGACCGCGGCTGCAGACCTGATGCTTAGCGATCTGAATAGCCAGTTCCCCAAAAGTGAAAACAGCTATTTCGAAAATTACAAATTCTTCCGACTGACGGCGATTCGTTTCGCGTTGAGCCAAGACAAGACAAATTCATTTGTAAAAACATATATCGACAGAACACCCATCGATTTTAACCTGCCTCCGTTCAGGGAAATTTTCGATCAACAGTTTACCAATTTCTTCTACCAGGAAAGCAACAAAATCGGAGGCGATCAATTCCGCGTACTCGTTGGTACGGCCAACCTCTCGGGAATAGAAAATAACCTGACCAAACAAAAAGGTTGGAGTACCAAATTGAGCCGCATGGTGATTTTAAAAGGAATTAGCGATGGTTATTACCAGGCGCAGTTCAATCCGCAAACCATGCTGGTTCTGCTAGCCAAAATAGCACAAAGCGACTGGACACCCGCAGAGAAATCAACAGCTGCTTTCTTAAAAAGCAAATTGATTTTCCTGACAAAAGGCACCGCCGCACCAGATTTAGCACTAAAAACACTGAATGGTGATGCCATAAAACTAAGCTCCTTAAAAGGAAAAATGACCTACCTGAGTTTTACAACTGTCACGAATCCGATTTGCCGCCAGCACCTGGATGAAATGAAAAAGTTCGGGCAGCAATTTGCCTCGAACGTTGAATTTGTAACAGTTTTACCGGAAGCTGATTTGGCTCGAAAGGAAGTGATTTTGCAGCAAAACTGGCCGGGTAAAATTTTAATTGCCGACGACAAGGCAATCGAAACTTACCGGGTTAAAACGTTCCCAACGGCATTCCTGCTCGACGAAGACCAAACATTCATCGCCTCCCCGGCACTAAATCCATTGGATGGCCTTCAGCAACAACTAGCGGGAATTTTAAAAAACAAACGAATTGAAGAGCTTCGGAATCAGGCTAAATAA
- the pyrE gene encoding orotate phosphoribosyltransferase: MQDIHLEVTKKLVQINTIKIQPTSPFTWASGWKAPIYCDNRKLLSYPEARTFICKQFAKIVREKYPQAEVIAGVATGAIAHGVLVAEELGLPFIYVRSSPKGHGLENLIEGDLKAGQKVVVIEDLVSTGLSSLKAAEAIQTAGGAEVLGMLAIFTYNFPVAKEAFDKAGIELTTLSRYQTLIEVALESGDIEESQVESLNKWREDPANWGK, encoded by the coding sequence ATGCAAGATATCCACTTGGAAGTAACAAAAAAGCTTGTTCAAATTAACACAATAAAAATCCAACCAACAAGTCCGTTTACCTGGGCTTCAGGCTGGAAAGCACCGATTTACTGTGACAACCGGAAATTGTTGTCATACCCGGAAGCCAGAACTTTTATCTGCAAACAATTTGCGAAAATCGTTCGTGAGAAATACCCTCAAGCAGAAGTAATCGCCGGGGTAGCAACCGGAGCAATTGCTCATGGTGTATTGGTGGCTGAAGAATTGGGATTACCTTTTATCTACGTTCGTTCAAGCCCGAAAGGACACGGCTTGGAAAACCTGATCGAAGGTGATTTGAAAGCAGGTCAAAAAGTTGTGGTAATCGAAGATTTGGTTTCAACAGGATTGAGCAGTCTGAAAGCTGCTGAAGCCATCCAAACTGCCGGCGGAGCTGAAGTGCTGGGCATGTTGGCGATCTTCACATACAACTTCCCTGTTGCGAAAGAAGCTTTTGATAAAGCTGGTATTGAACTGACAACATTGAGCCGCTACCAAACATTGATTGAAGTTGCTTTGGAATCGGGCGACATCGAAGAGAGCCAGGTTGAGTCGTTGAACAAATGGCGTGAAGATCCGGCAAACTGGGGAAAATAA
- a CDS encoding glycosyltransferase family 2 protein, whose product MTPKAKISLVIPCYNEEAAIESFYTELVRQLPDDYQFEIILVDDGSKDGTLNCIKNLAEQDEHVSYISFSRNFGHQNALKAGFDHASGDCAICMDADLQHPPELIKTFIEKWEEGHDIVHSIRTDESTIGKRKKYSSKVFYKILNHFSDVEIQSGMADFRLIDRKVLDQLTNFSENFIFYRGLFPWMGFRQTSISYVANERIAGQTKYTFGKMVRFASIGLTSFSVKPLRYSIYLGLLFAFLAFTYLIYAVLVYLFTDWAITGWTSLVVSIMFFGGINLIMLGVIGEYLGKLFIESKRRPNYLVAESNLNKR is encoded by the coding sequence TTGACGCCAAAAGCAAAAATATCATTGGTGATTCCCTGCTACAATGAGGAAGCAGCAATCGAATCATTTTACACCGAATTAGTTCGACAATTACCCGACGATTACCAATTTGAAATTATTTTAGTTGACGACGGCAGCAAAGATGGAACACTCAACTGTATCAAAAATCTCGCTGAGCAGGATGAGCATGTCAGTTACATTTCATTCTCCCGCAACTTTGGACACCAAAACGCGTTGAAAGCGGGCTTTGATCATGCTTCGGGCGACTGCGCGATTTGTATGGATGCTGACCTTCAACACCCTCCGGAACTCATCAAAACCTTCATTGAAAAATGGGAGGAGGGACACGATATCGTGCATTCAATTCGGACCGACGAGTCGACAATTGGCAAACGAAAAAAATACAGTTCGAAGGTTTTCTACAAAATCCTTAACCATTTCTCCGATGTGGAAATTCAAAGTGGAATGGCAGACTTTCGCTTGATTGATCGCAAGGTGCTCGATCAACTCACAAACTTTTCGGAGAACTTCATTTTTTACAGGGGACTCTTCCCTTGGATGGGCTTCCGGCAGACAAGCATCAGTTATGTGGCAAACGAACGAATTGCCGGGCAAACCAAATATACATTTGGGAAAATGGTGCGCTTCGCCTCGATCGGGCTGACCTCTTTCAGCGTAAAACCACTTCGATATTCGATTTACCTGGGCTTGCTGTTTGCATTTTTAGCTTTCACCTACCTGATCTACGCAGTGCTGGTTTACCTGTTTACCGATTGGGCCATCACTGGTTGGACATCATTGGTTGTCAGCATCATGTTTTTTGGCGGCATCAACCTGATTATGTTGGGAGTAATTGGTGAATACCTCGGGAAACTATTCATCGAAAGCAAGCGACGCCCCAACTATCTGGTCGCAGAAAGCAATCTTAACAAGCGATAG
- the mnmH gene encoding tRNA 2-selenouridine(34) synthase MnmH, which translates to MITKIKIDQYFSTHSGLPLIDVRSPGEFQKGHIPGAFNVPLFSDDERAQVGTMYVRQSREKAIELGYRFVTPKLIDFITQSEQIAPSKEVVVHCWRGGMRSAAFAQHLSDNGFQQVYLIEGGYKAFRNFVLKTFDFPFKLNVLGGFTGSGKTRILESIREMGHQVVDLEQLANHKGSAFGGIGLPKQPSVEQFENDVFEDFRKLDFSKPIWLEDESHNIGHVKIPINLFRQMREHPLLFLDIPREKRAEHLVEEYGKCNNEELASAIGRIQKRLGGLAVKNALQYLEEGNYFEVARITLFYYDKSYLKGMRMREQSKVVTITLEDTDAAKNAELILNQTESYV; encoded by the coding sequence ATGATAACCAAAATTAAAATCGATCAATATTTCAGCACCCACTCGGGGTTGCCGTTGATTGATGTGCGTTCGCCGGGCGAATTCCAAAAAGGACACATTCCCGGTGCGTTCAATGTCCCGCTATTTTCAGACGATGAACGGGCACAGGTTGGAACGATGTACGTTCGCCAGTCACGCGAGAAAGCGATCGAGTTGGGTTATCGGTTTGTTACGCCGAAGTTGATCGATTTCATTACACAATCCGAACAAATTGCGCCCAGCAAAGAAGTCGTCGTTCATTGCTGGCGGGGAGGAATGCGTAGTGCTGCCTTTGCTCAGCACCTTTCCGACAATGGCTTTCAGCAGGTTTACCTGATCGAAGGTGGCTATAAAGCATTTCGGAACTTCGTGCTCAAAACCTTCGACTTCCCATTCAAACTAAATGTGCTAGGCGGTTTTACCGGCAGTGGAAAAACCCGAATCCTCGAGTCAATTCGGGAGATGGGACATCAGGTTGTGGATTTGGAACAACTGGCCAACCACAAAGGCTCAGCTTTTGGTGGCATTGGGCTGCCGAAACAGCCAAGTGTGGAGCAGTTCGAAAATGACGTATTCGAAGATTTTCGCAAACTGGACTTTTCGAAACCGATTTGGCTGGAAGATGAAAGCCACAACATCGGGCATGTGAAAATCCCGATTAACCTTTTCAGACAAATGCGGGAGCATCCGTTGCTCTTTCTGGATATTCCGAGAGAAAAACGAGCAGAGCATCTTGTGGAAGAATACGGCAAGTGCAATAATGAAGAACTGGCAAGTGCCATCGGGCGCATCCAAAAGCGTCTGGGTGGTTTGGCTGTAAAAAACGCACTTCAATACCTGGAAGAAGGAAACTATTTTGAAGTTGCCAGAATCACGTTATTTTATTACGATAAATCTTACCTCAAGGGGATGCGAATGAGGGAACAATCCAAGGTTGTCACGATCACACTAGAAGATACGGATGCCGCAAAAAATGCCGAACTAATTTTAAATCAAACAGAAAGCTATGTCTGA
- a CDS encoding NUDIX hydrolase: MYKVFFNECLILLTPENKNLRLGNIGEYVEIQGVDDFFALLKRLDKQKHAEQPIFKCLIEKDLLAELLSKMNQMPAAGGIVRNLSGEILFIRRLGKWDLPKGKIEDGETVAEAALREVEEECGISNLQMTRQLQSTFHIYRSPYLPSSDNWVWKETYWFEMIYSGSEIPQPQIEEDITEIQWFPEERLDEVRQETYGNLNELLSTYLA; this comes from the coding sequence ATGTACAAAGTTTTTTTTAATGAGTGTTTGATCCTTTTGACCCCCGAAAACAAGAATTTACGTTTGGGTAACATTGGGGAATATGTTGAAATTCAAGGCGTTGATGATTTTTTTGCCCTTCTGAAACGACTTGATAAACAGAAACATGCTGAACAACCTATCTTTAAATGTTTGATTGAAAAAGACTTGCTTGCCGAGCTTCTCTCCAAGATGAATCAAATGCCTGCTGCCGGAGGAATTGTCAGAAATTTGTCGGGCGAGATTCTTTTCATTCGTCGGTTGGGGAAGTGGGATTTGCCGAAAGGGAAAATAGAAGACGGGGAGACAGTCGCCGAAGCTGCTTTGCGCGAAGTGGAGGAGGAGTGTGGTATCAGCAATTTGCAAATGACCAGACAACTTCAGTCTACCTTTCACATCTACCGCTCTCCTTATTTGCCCAGTTCGGACAATTGGGTATGGAAAGAAACCTATTGGTTCGAGATGATTTATAGTGGAAGCGAAATCCCTCAGCCACAAATCGAGGAAGATATCACCGAGATACAATGGTTTCCGGAAGAACGCCTGGATGAAGTCCGGCAGGAAACTTACGGCAATCTCAACGAATTACTGTCAACTTATTTAGCCTGA
- a CDS encoding ArnT family glycosyltransferase: MKNCSSSSLFLYLFIGIFVVVFFFMGYHRIWDAGPQSIHAWRQSDSYAQALTFYHEDLSLWEPHLLFTGENGDRQAISEFPILYWLTAKIWKITGPHPAVLRLIDLLLLWLGLFFLARLIYEMTNDWYWSSFTALLTFSSPVLGYYSFNFIPNVPAFGLSLIGLYFLFRFHRYDENTDLAIATALYILASLIKVTALFSLLALSGSLILVYSRPKTANRRKILKIVASLFIVLAVYLVWNRYAHSYNQQHLNGLFNQSIIPIWELIPSQISEIANKAYHHILPQYFYPPAYYIIILLFVFLAFNFKKIDKVWINATLLLFAGIGLFKILFFQGLDEHDYFLTNTLMFIPFVSICMFDFFRKKKLNLNSPYIKIPASFMLIFLLNYSMIVTRSHYNPHQKAVTRNIHLSKAKQDYWAYVYWTLELQDFQYRGINDYMREIGITYNDLVISLGDYSPNRTLCWMETKGFTDYYSSHLPLPERIEKLKAMGAKYLVYNENDKIDLTNVDLGPQIGQYNKIQIYRIAR; the protein is encoded by the coding sequence ATGAAAAACTGTAGTTCCTCCAGCTTGTTTCTGTATCTTTTTATAGGGATTTTTGTGGTGGTGTTTTTTTTCATGGGCTACCATCGGATATGGGATGCCGGTCCTCAATCAATTCATGCTTGGCGACAAAGTGACAGTTACGCTCAGGCATTGACTTTTTATCACGAGGATTTGTCGCTTTGGGAACCTCACTTGCTTTTTACGGGCGAAAACGGAGATCGACAGGCAATTAGCGAATTCCCTATTTTGTATTGGTTAACGGCTAAAATATGGAAAATAACCGGACCTCACCCAGCAGTTCTTCGCCTCATTGATCTGCTGCTACTTTGGTTAGGTCTGTTTTTTCTTGCCCGACTAATATATGAGATGACAAATGACTGGTATTGGTCGTCATTTACAGCACTCTTAACTTTTAGTTCTCCGGTTTTAGGTTATTATTCATTCAACTTTATACCAAACGTTCCAGCTTTCGGCCTCTCCCTAATCGGCTTGTACTTTCTTTTTCGCTTTCACCGCTACGACGAAAACACAGACCTTGCCATAGCCACTGCACTGTACATTTTAGCAAGCCTGATTAAGGTTACCGCTTTGTTTTCACTGCTTGCACTTTCAGGCTCGCTCATTTTGGTTTACTCTCGTCCAAAGACAGCAAACCGGAGGAAAATATTAAAAATCGTAGCTTCTCTTTTTATCGTGCTTGCCGTTTACCTCGTCTGGAACCGCTATGCACATTCGTACAACCAACAGCACTTAAACGGCTTGTTTAATCAGTCAATCATTCCAATTTGGGAACTAATCCCATCACAAATCTCGGAAATAGCCAATAAAGCGTACCACCATATCTTACCACAATATTTTTACCCACCAGCCTATTACATCATCATTCTGCTTTTTGTCTTTCTTGCTTTTAATTTTAAAAAGATCGACAAAGTCTGGATAAATGCAACCTTGCTGCTATTTGCAGGAATTGGATTATTCAAAATTCTCTTTTTTCAGGGGTTGGATGAACATGATTACTTTCTGACAAATACCCTGATGTTCATCCCTTTTGTATCGATCTGTATGTTTGATTTCTTTCGGAAAAAGAAACTCAATTTAAACTCGCCATACATCAAGATCCCGGCGTCTTTCATGCTGATTTTCCTGCTGAATTACAGCATGATTGTTACACGTTCACATTACAATCCGCATCAAAAAGCAGTAACCCGGAACATTCATCTTTCAAAAGCCAAACAAGACTATTGGGCCTACGTTTACTGGACCTTGGAACTACAGGACTTTCAGTATCGGGGAATTAACGATTATATGCGTGAGATTGGAATCACCTACAACGATTTGGTTATCTCGCTGGGAGACTATTCTCCTAACCGCACTTTGTGCTGGATGGAAACGAAGGGTTTTACAGACTATTATTCCTCGCACTTACCACTCCCCGAGCGAATTGAAAAATTAAAAGCGATGGGAGCCAAATATCTTGTTTACAATGAAAACGACAAAATAGATTTAACGAATGTCGATCTCGGACCACAAATTGGCCAATACAACAAAATTCAAATTTACCGGATCGCACGCTAG
- a CDS encoding hemerythrin domain-containing protein, whose amino-acid sequence MKLFKKEDKMSSLVTANSNLLPVINRFGIRLGFKEKTIGEICHEQDVNPDFFLAIVNTYTEENYFPEKELLSFSPLLLIDYLKTTHNYYIGYVLPKIETLLERVIASCKEGCTSLKMISSFYQKYKAELLLHLQHEDEKEFPYIVDLLKTRKLREGQKSIAEYETEHTDVEEKLSDLKNLLIKYVEPGYNHNDMNEFVQALFQFEKDLYDHARIEDAILIKQVEMLEEEIKTNAVQ is encoded by the coding sequence ATGAAGCTATTTAAGAAAGAAGATAAAATGAGTTCGCTGGTTACGGCAAATTCAAACTTATTACCGGTCATCAATCGCTTTGGCATCCGTTTGGGTTTTAAGGAAAAAACCATCGGTGAGATTTGCCATGAACAAGATGTCAACCCTGATTTCTTCCTGGCAATTGTCAACACCTACACCGAGGAGAATTATTTCCCGGAAAAAGAATTACTTTCTTTCTCGCCGCTCCTGTTGATCGATTACCTGAAGACAACCCACAACTATTACATCGGCTACGTACTTCCCAAAATTGAGACCCTGCTCGAACGCGTCATTGCCAGCTGCAAGGAAGGTTGTACTAGTTTGAAGATGATCAGCTCATTCTACCAGAAATACAAAGCAGAACTGCTACTGCACCTGCAACACGAAGATGAAAAAGAGTTTCCCTACATTGTTGATCTACTTAAAACCCGGAAACTTCGGGAAGGACAAAAGTCGATCGCAGAATATGAAACGGAACATACCGACGTTGAAGAAAAACTGAGTGACTTAAAAAATCTTTTGATCAAATATGTTGAGCCGGGCTACAATCACAACGACATGAACGAGTTTGTGCAAGCCCTTTTTCAGTTTGAAAAAGACCTTTACGATCACGCCCGGATTGAAGATGCAATTTTGATCAAACAGGTAGAAATGTTGGAAGAAGAAATAAAAACAAACGCTGTTCAGTAA
- the selD gene encoding selenide, water dikinase SelD produces the protein MSDIRLTQYSHGAGCGCKISPQVLSTILHNTVGSVTDPRLLVGNESRDDAAVYDMNDGTAVISTTDFFMPIVDDPFTFGKIAATNAISDVYAMGGKPLLAIAILGWPVDKLPAEVAQQVMDGGRQACKDAGITLAGGHSIDSPEPIFGLAVTGQVELKKLKRNDTATEGCLLYLTKPLGVGVLTTAQKQGKLKPEHANLAPDSMTKLNTVGLELAEIDGVKAMTDVTGFGLLGHLAEMCEGSNLSATIELDKVPRLPDVDSYINQNCIPGGTHRNWSSYGCNISLNDESDRFILCDPQTSGGLLIAVDLAAQAEVEQILQNHHFQTTPLGVLKAKGAKLIEVF, from the coding sequence ATGTCTGATATAAGACTCACACAATATAGCCACGGAGCCGGTTGCGGCTGCAAAATCTCGCCTCAAGTATTGAGCACAATTCTGCACAACACGGTTGGATCAGTCACCGATCCGCGATTGCTCGTGGGCAACGAAAGTCGCGACGACGCCGCTGTTTATGACATGAACGACGGGACAGCAGTCATCAGCACAACCGACTTCTTCATGCCCATTGTCGACGATCCGTTTACATTTGGCAAAATTGCGGCAACCAATGCAATCAGCGATGTTTATGCCATGGGCGGCAAACCCTTGTTGGCAATTGCCATTCTCGGATGGCCGGTTGACAAACTGCCTGCGGAAGTGGCCCAACAAGTGATGGACGGTGGTCGTCAGGCCTGCAAAGATGCCGGAATAACACTTGCCGGCGGACACAGCATTGACAGTCCTGAACCTATTTTCGGGCTGGCCGTGACCGGACAGGTTGAATTAAAAAAGCTGAAACGGAATGACACAGCAACTGAAGGGTGTTTGCTCTACCTGACCAAACCTCTTGGCGTTGGTGTACTGACAACTGCTCAGAAACAAGGCAAGTTAAAACCGGAACATGCAAACCTTGCTCCCGACTCCATGACGAAGCTCAACACAGTAGGACTGGAGCTGGCCGAAATTGACGGAGTGAAAGCGATGACCGACGTCACCGGCTTTGGATTGCTCGGGCACCTGGCTGAAATGTGTGAAGGGAGCAATTTATCAGCAACCATCGAACTGGATAAAGTTCCGCGTCTGCCGGATGTTGATTCATATATAAATCAAAACTGCATACCGGGAGGCACACACCGAAATTGGAGTAGCTATGGCTGCAACATTAGTCTGAATGATGAGAGCGACCGGTTTATTCTTTGCGATCCGCAAACCAGCGGCGGCCTGTTGATTGCCGTCGACCTGGCAGCACAAGCGGAGGTTGAACAAATCCTGCAAAATCATCATTTTCAAACCACTCCTCTGGGCGTCCTAAAAGCAAAAGGCGCAAAATTAATTGAGGTTTTTTAA
- the coaD gene encoding pantetheine-phosphate adenylyltransferase, whose amino-acid sequence MEKIAIFPGSFDPFTIGHESVVRRALPMFDKVIIMIGYNTKKQSFFPLEKRLGWIAQVFQDQPKVEVRKHEGLTVDFARSVNANYILRGLRTSADFEYERAIAQMNKKLYPQIETVFLLTMPEHTPINSSIVRDIILHGGDASMFIPSGLNMDEFTI is encoded by the coding sequence ATGGAGAAAATTGCCATATTTCCCGGGTCGTTCGACCCCTTTACCATCGGACATGAAAGTGTTGTACGCCGGGCCCTGCCTATGTTTGATAAAGTGATTATCATGATTGGCTACAACACCAAAAAACAATCCTTTTTCCCGCTTGAAAAAAGATTGGGCTGGATCGCCCAGGTATTTCAGGATCAACCGAAAGTTGAAGTCAGAAAACACGAGGGACTGACCGTTGATTTTGCACGCTCTGTAAACGCCAATTATATCCTGCGCGGCTTGCGAACATCTGCCGATTTTGAGTACGAACGAGCTATCGCCCAAATGAATAAAAAATTATACCCACAAATCGAGACTGTGTTTTTGCTGACCATGCCCGAACACACGCCAATAAATTCATCAATTGTACGGGATATCATTCTGCATGGAGGCGACGCCAGCATGTTTATTCCAAGCGGCTTAAACATGGACGAATTTACGATTTAA
- a CDS encoding DUF6686 family protein — protein sequence MKYETLNGKLFICSSCKKIHLEFGNIGMDFQSEKTLKEMLTYLNGVKQTSQSFPNQDMPYRRTIMIPFENTNLKILLNDDEIEELTSLFTHFIALMNGEKITVGQKEIPMKIFNGISSIRLN from the coding sequence ATGAAGTATGAAACATTAAACGGGAAACTATTCATTTGTTCCAGCTGTAAAAAAATCCACCTCGAATTCGGCAACATTGGCATGGACTTTCAATCTGAAAAAACATTGAAAGAAATGCTGACTTACCTAAATGGCGTGAAACAAACGAGCCAAAGCTTCCCAAATCAAGACATGCCTTACCGTCGGACAATCATGATCCCTTTCGAGAATACCAATCTGAAAATTTTATTGAATGACGATGAGATTGAAGAATTAACCTCACTCTTCACTCATTTCATCGCCTTAATGAACGGAGAAAAGATAACCGTCGGGCAAAAAGAAATCCCGATGAAAATCTTCAACGGGATCTCGTCTATTCGTTTAAACTAA
- a CDS encoding helix-turn-helix transcriptional regulator codes for MEENVFIIHPSEILRKGLAWILKEYFKIEITQLSEINDIASFTGISGSLIIIIIQKGLGLPPEVDERLRRNNNLYLVSLSASTDTEGLTAGYDYDLNVLDSNLEIQKLIQVIRKSATKAKTQTFENGDLTQREKDVIRHIALGLSNKEMADKLNISIHTVISHRKNITEKLNIKSISGLTVYAIMNNLLDISDINPEELI; via the coding sequence ATGGAAGAAAACGTATTTATTATTCATCCATCTGAAATTCTTCGGAAAGGACTCGCGTGGATTCTAAAAGAGTATTTCAAGATTGAGATTACGCAATTAAGCGAAATCAACGACATTGCTTCGTTTACCGGAATCAGTGGAAGTCTGATTATTATCATCATTCAAAAAGGGCTGGGTTTGCCGCCCGAAGTCGATGAACGTTTGCGCAGAAACAACAACCTGTATTTGGTTAGTCTCAGTGCATCTACTGATACCGAAGGCCTTACTGCCGGATATGATTACGACTTGAATGTACTGGATTCGAATCTCGAAATTCAAAAGCTAATCCAGGTGATCCGGAAGTCGGCAACAAAAGCCAAAACACAAACCTTCGAGAACGGCGACCTCACCCAACGTGAAAAGGACGTGATTCGCCACATTGCGCTTGGGTTATCGAACAAAGAAATGGCTGACAAACTGAATATCAGCATCCACACCGTTATTTCACACCGGAAAAACATTACGGAAAAACTGAATATCAAATCAATTTCGGGGCTGACTGTTTATGCAATCATGAACAACCTGCTTGACATCTCCGACATCAACCCGGAAGAACTGATTTAA